A genomic window from Camelina sativa cultivar DH55 chromosome 2, Cs, whole genome shotgun sequence includes:
- the LOC104723224 gene encoding 1,4-dihydroxy-2-naphthoyl-CoA thioesterase 2-like — MDPNSPEYIIDQPLKILGFVFEELSATRVSGHLTVTDKCCQPFKVLHGGVSALIAEGLASLGAGIASGYKRVAGIHLSIHHLRPAVLGDFVFAESFPVNVGKNIQVWEVRLWKTKKTKKSEEKVMVSTSRVTLFCGVPIPDHVKDAPDQLKKFVSKL, encoded by the exons ATGGATCCAAATTCGCCGGAATATATCATTGATCAGCCGCTTAAAATCTTAGGATTTGTATTTGAAGAGCTTTCAGCCACCAGAGTCTCCGGCCACCTCACCGTAACTGACAAATGTTGCCAGCCGTTCAAAGTCTTGCACGGCGGCGTATCAGCTCTTATCGCCGAGGGACTCGCCAGTCTCGGCGCCGGAATCGCCTCTGGTTATAAACGTGTTGCCGGTATCCATCTCTCCATTCACCACCTCCGACCTGCTGTTCTCGGTGATTTCGTTTTCGCCGAATCTTTTCCGGTCAACGTTGGCAAAAATATTCAG GTATGGGAGGTCCGGTTATGGAAaaccaagaagaccaagaaatCGGAAGAGAAAGTAATGGTATCAACATCCCGAGTTACTCTCTTTTGCGGTGTACCTATACCAGACCATGTTAAAGATGCTCCAGACCAGTTGAAGAAGTTTGTATCCAAGTTGTAA